Proteins encoded together in one Riemerella anatipestifer window:
- a CDS encoding putative porin: MRYIFFIVVLLASTWVKAQEKSVDKIKQDSLVIDRGEKDSAKVFIPTIQDYRYKKQFGQYQVFDTVFSIDKYYQFIQYNNRDVFGKVPFANVGAGFQDLVYSVNPEQNLTLLPTNKSHFIQGIQDIRYYDVKTPTTAFVYHNGVGNGGTLKSTYTQNIGQNFNFALDYTGLRSQGFYRRSLTSSNNFTVSAQFQSRNQKYQAYAHFTHQNVNAEEYGGIVSLDNFLNDTRFKNRNNLEVNLTGSDSRFSYRRYYYSHEFRPFSSERFPFKLRHSIFHQGNKYYFKQSSVESYFQQRGGGVLTEMPLVNKKYSENLSNTLSLLWDNEKFKLDAGIRHQSISLGTGNAQFDIYKENRLGAIGNLDINLWDKLKLQSFLEISRGAVFGNYLKTTNHLKLELIEGYFLDAKANFQSVVPSFNYLVNASLYPNFNYQWQDFKNQNILEIGGTLGLKWFDAKVSANYFRIDQMAYFNELYQPKQGSASVNISQIGGEALFKYGKFNFNPNLLFQAVLNNKDLLPLPHFVGRLNFYYQTPAFKKAAELQTGIQVYYFSKFNSREYAPVLNEFVLPSASAHSIGGQPIASAYFNMKVKRMLIYAEAQHFNTTFMKNRSYTAPYFPISDFRLNLGVVWYLFY, from the coding sequence ATGAGGTACATTTTTTTTATAGTAGTGTTATTGGCTTCTACTTGGGTAAAAGCACAAGAGAAATCGGTAGATAAAATAAAGCAAGATTCATTAGTCATAGATAGGGGAGAGAAAGACTCGGCTAAAGTCTTTATTCCTACTATTCAAGATTATAGATATAAGAAACAATTTGGGCAGTATCAAGTATTTGATACGGTTTTTAGTATAGACAAATACTATCAGTTCATTCAGTATAATAATAGAGATGTTTTTGGTAAGGTGCCATTTGCTAATGTAGGAGCAGGTTTTCAAGATTTAGTGTATTCAGTTAATCCAGAGCAGAACCTAACTCTTTTGCCAACCAATAAATCACACTTCATACAAGGTATTCAAGATATACGCTATTATGATGTTAAAACGCCTACTACGGCTTTTGTTTACCATAATGGTGTTGGAAATGGGGGAACCCTAAAATCTACCTATACTCAAAATATTGGGCAGAATTTCAATTTTGCGTTGGATTATACAGGACTTAGGTCTCAAGGGTTTTATAGAAGAAGTTTAACCTCTAGTAATAATTTTACAGTTTCGGCACAGTTTCAGTCTAGAAATCAAAAATATCAAGCTTATGCCCACTTTACACACCAGAATGTTAATGCAGAAGAGTATGGAGGTATTGTAAGCTTGGATAATTTCCTTAACGATACCCGATTTAAAAATAGAAATAATCTCGAAGTTAACCTCACGGGTTCTGATTCTAGATTTTCATATAGAAGGTATTATTACAGCCACGAATTTCGTCCGTTTTCTTCGGAGCGTTTTCCGTTTAAGTTAAGGCATAGTATTTTTCATCAAGGTAATAAGTACTATTTTAAACAATCTAGTGTAGAAAGTTATTTTCAACAAAGAGGTGGCGGTGTATTAACAGAGATGCCTTTGGTGAATAAAAAATATTCTGAGAACTTAAGTAATACATTAAGTTTACTTTGGGATAATGAAAAATTTAAACTAGATGCAGGTATTAGGCATCAAAGTATCAGTTTGGGTACGGGTAATGCCCAGTTTGATATTTATAAGGAAAATAGGCTAGGAGCGATTGGGAATTTAGACATCAATCTTTGGGATAAACTGAAATTACAGTCTTTCTTAGAAATCTCTAGAGGCGCTGTTTTTGGAAATTATTTAAAAACAACCAATCACTTAAAGTTAGAGCTTATTGAGGGTTATTTCTTAGATGCTAAAGCTAACTTCCAGTCGGTAGTACCAAGTTTTAACTATTTGGTAAATGCTTCGCTTTATCCTAATTTCAATTATCAGTGGCAAGATTTCAAAAATCAAAATATTCTAGAAATTGGTGGAACTTTAGGCTTGAAATGGTTTGATGCGAAAGTATCCGCTAATTATTTTAGGATAGACCAAATGGCTTATTTTAATGAGTTGTATCAGCCTAAGCAAGGTTCGGCTTCGGTTAATATCTCTCAGATTGGTGGAGAAGCCTTGTTTAAGTATGGTAAATTTAACTTTAATCCAAATCTTTTATTTCAGGCGGTTCTCAATAATAAAGATTTGTTGCCTTTGCCACATTTTGTAGGAAGACTCAATTTCTACTATCAAACACCAGCCTTTAAAAAAGCAGCAGAGTTACAGACAGGAATCCAAGTGTATTATTTCTCAAAGTTCAACTCTAGAGAATACGCTCCTGTACTTAACGAATTTGTGTTGCCGTCTGCCTCTGCTCATAGCATAGGAGGGCAGCCTATTGCTTCGGCTTATTTTAATATGAAAGTGAAAAGAATGCTTATCTATGCAGAAGCACAGCACTTTAATACTACATTTATGAAAAATAGGTCATATACAGCACCATATTTTCCTATTTCTGATTTTAGGCTTAATTTAGGTGTAGTTTGGTATCTTTTTTACTAA
- a CDS encoding RagB/SusD family nutrient uptake outer membrane protein: MKKYIIATLTLLSVVNCSDEFLNTETQDLVSTDRFEDVLKKYPEKAMFILGGLEQGNTRYLASSNTREASTGAHDDFGYMSIKLGLDHMTNDFIQTQNHWFSSYYRYLAPNVDNTGTEMIWKFYYKVIFNMNELLTNLPEESTLDQQGLYFKGRLLTMRAACYLDLIRLYAKGSEGIPYIALEKGISVASRYPTASVYGEIEKDLLRAYSLLNGYSTGASKEFINQNVAAGFLARLYLTTGNNSEAAKYAKYARTGYSPMSSTQLMDGFSDINNPEWMWGTDISTSTSTVYASFFSHIANLSPGYAGLLRVYKSIDKRLYEKISDTDIRKKWFDGTAHNLPKYANVKFVDATRFEGDYVYMRASEMYLIEAEALALFGDEAKAKQVLFELISKRDPSYSLSTNSGQALLEEIRTHKRIELWGEGVTFFDMKRLNEALVRDYAGSNHASHGKFNIEAGSDKFRFKIPQRELDTNPKVSN; encoded by the coding sequence ATGAAAAAGTATATAATAGCGACCTTGACTTTATTATCTGTCGTAAATTGTAGTGATGAGTTTTTAAATACGGAAACTCAAGATTTAGTTTCAACAGATCGTTTTGAGGATGTGTTGAAAAAATATCCAGAGAAGGCTATGTTTATATTAGGAGGGTTGGAGCAAGGTAATACTAGGTATTTAGCCTCTTCTAATACTCGAGAAGCGAGTACTGGTGCACACGATGATTTTGGGTATATGTCTATAAAATTGGGGCTAGATCATATGACAAATGATTTTATTCAAACTCAGAATCATTGGTTTTCATCATATTATAGATATTTAGCACCTAATGTGGATAACACTGGAACGGAAATGATATGGAAGTTCTATTATAAAGTTATCTTTAATATGAATGAACTTTTGACTAATCTACCAGAAGAAAGTACTTTAGATCAGCAAGGGCTTTATTTTAAAGGGAGACTTTTAACTATGAGAGCTGCATGCTATTTGGATCTTATAAGACTTTATGCAAAAGGATCTGAGGGGATACCATATATTGCATTAGAGAAAGGAATAAGTGTTGCGTCTAGGTATCCTACTGCTAGTGTCTATGGTGAAATAGAGAAAGACTTGTTACGTGCTTATTCTTTGTTAAATGGATACTCAACTGGAGCATCAAAGGAGTTTATTAATCAAAATGTAGCTGCTGGTTTTTTAGCCAGGTTGTACTTAACTACAGGAAATAATTCTGAGGCAGCAAAATATGCAAAATACGCTAGAACGGGTTATTCACCTATGAGTTCAACTCAGCTTATGGATGGTTTTAGTGATATTAATAATCCAGAGTGGATGTGGGGTACAGATATTTCTACATCTACATCTACAGTTTATGCATCGTTCTTTTCTCATATAGCAAATTTAAGTCCTGGATATGCAGGATTATTGAGGGTGTATAAGAGTATAGACAAAAGGCTGTATGAAAAAATATCAGATACTGATATTAGAAAGAAGTGGTTTGATGGTACAGCCCATAACCTTCCGAAGTATGCTAATGTTAAATTTGTAGATGCTACAAGGTTTGAGGGAGATTATGTTTATATGAGGGCTTCAGAAATGTATCTTATAGAAGCCGAAGCGTTGGCGTTATTTGGGGATGAAGCTAAAGCTAAACAGGTTTTATTTGAACTAATTTCTAAGAGAGACCCTTCTTATTCATTATCAACTAATAGTGGTCAAGCTTTGCTAGAGGAGATAAGAACTCATAAAAGGATAGAGTTATGGGGAGAAGGGGTTACATTTTTTGATATGAAGAGATTGAACGAAGCCTTGGTTAGAGATTATGCTGGTAGTAACCATGCTAGTCACGGTAAGTTCAATATAGAAGCAGGAAGTGATAAGTTCAGATTTAAGATTCCTCAAAGAGAATTGGATACCAACCCAAAGGTTTCTAACTAG
- a CDS encoding SusC/RagA family TonB-linked outer membrane protein, producing the protein MNVKLRVLTAGAVFFIGAQSVVAQKAKKDTVKEIEEVVMVAYGKQTKESLTGSVSEVKAKDIKDITTANVVQGMTGKVAGVQIATTNGLPGEEPTVRFRGVGSINGSATPLYVVDGVPFNGNIAAINNADIESMSFLKDASAAALYGSRGANGVVIITTKKGKQGKTRYSFDMKSGVSDRGVPEYNISRSPSQYYEYYYNVLRNQEIHGGATLADAHNSAVAGLIGGANGLGYNITNVANDQIITADGKFNPNASVLYQEDWAKTLFQKGFYTNTFFSASGATNATSFYYSLGYESNETYMTNAKFDKVTARVKADSKLGEKLKFGGNLSYSNMVQNVPDGFNGTTSYSNPFRFSRYIAPIYPVYAYAADGTPIYTTSGIRAFDDGTGRIAPFVRPYAQLQNPYATALYDIKTRKTNQIFASGYGTYSILDGLDFTYTVTGEYNNLRGYSFDTPLYGDAVDDNGRVYNWNNITVALTQQQMLTYNKKFGNLGVEAMLGHETLKRQFDTMSNYMKNGGLLDSPYANHFSVIADASGYGRPYALEGYLARLNLNYAGKYFLNANARRDGSSRFHPDNRWGNFYGFGAAWVVSKEKFLANLSWLNKFKLKASYGEQGNDNLDQYGNNSFYDLPYKDYYRRVTMTTVADMSVLPATTVYRGNKDITWEKNANLNAGFELSLFGNRLNIDAEYFRRKSFDMLYTRPLPLHQGLTVIPDNLGDMENKGVEVTVSVDAIKTQDFNLSFNVNGTSLKNRILRLPNTPLVSGNFILEEGGSMYTWRMREFVGVNPDTGAALFAVLKADGTKTTTETYSDATLINTGKTSVPKYYGGFGINTSYKNFDFTANFAYQLGGWGYDYEWMGLMGAGRGQNFHSDFYNTWSVDNKSANLPVVLPENDKLYYGMSTMGLIKSDYLSLQNVSLGYTFDRDLINSTGIDRLRVYIMSDNVHVWSKRKGYDPRMSYTGSASSSFSPLRTIALGLNVGF; encoded by the coding sequence ATGAATGTGAAATTAAGGGTGCTTACTGCTGGAGCTGTTTTCTTTATAGGAGCTCAAAGTGTAGTAGCACAAAAAGCAAAAAAAGACACGGTAAAAGAGATTGAAGAGGTGGTTATGGTGGCTTATGGTAAGCAGACTAAAGAATCCTTAACGGGGTCAGTGTCGGAAGTTAAGGCCAAGGATATTAAGGATATCACAACTGCTAATGTTGTTCAAGGTATGACTGGTAAAGTAGCTGGGGTGCAAATTGCTACAACCAATGGTTTGCCAGGAGAAGAGCCTACAGTTAGATTTAGGGGGGTTGGTTCTATCAATGGTTCTGCAACACCCTTGTATGTGGTGGATGGGGTTCCTTTTAATGGGAATATAGCAGCTATTAATAATGCGGATATAGAGTCAATGTCTTTCCTAAAGGATGCTTCTGCAGCAGCACTTTACGGAAGTAGAGGTGCTAATGGGGTAGTTATCATTACAACAAAAAAAGGAAAACAGGGTAAAACAAGATATTCATTTGATATGAAATCTGGGGTTTCAGATAGAGGAGTTCCTGAGTATAATATTTCTAGAAGCCCAAGTCAGTACTATGAGTACTATTACAATGTTTTGAGAAATCAAGAGATTCACGGAGGAGCTACACTAGCTGATGCTCATAATTCTGCTGTTGCAGGCTTAATTGGTGGTGCTAATGGTTTAGGATATAATATTACAAATGTAGCTAATGACCAAATAATCACAGCTGATGGTAAGTTTAACCCTAATGCTTCTGTTTTATACCAAGAAGATTGGGCTAAGACTTTATTCCAAAAAGGGTTTTATACTAATACATTCTTTAGTGCATCTGGTGCTACTAATGCAACTTCTTTCTACTACTCTTTAGGATATGAATCCAACGAGACTTATATGACTAATGCTAAGTTTGATAAGGTAACAGCTCGTGTTAAGGCAGATTCTAAGTTAGGAGAAAAACTTAAGTTTGGAGGTAATTTGTCTTATTCTAATATGGTACAAAATGTTCCTGATGGATTTAATGGGACAACAAGTTACTCTAATCCGTTTCGGTTTTCTAGGTATATTGCTCCTATTTATCCAGTTTACGCTTATGCAGCAGATGGGACACCAATATATACTACGTCGGGAATTAGAGCTTTTGATGATGGAACTGGGAGGATAGCTCCTTTTGTTAGGCCTTATGCTCAGTTACAGAACCCTTATGCAACTGCTTTATATGACATAAAGACAAGAAAAACTAACCAAATTTTTGCAAGTGGTTACGGTACTTACTCTATTCTTGATGGTTTAGATTTTACATATACTGTAACAGGAGAGTATAATAACTTGAGAGGCTATTCCTTTGATACTCCACTGTATGGAGATGCGGTAGATGATAATGGTAGAGTTTATAACTGGAACAATATTACTGTTGCTTTAACTCAACAGCAAATGTTGACCTATAATAAGAAATTTGGAAACTTAGGAGTTGAGGCAATGTTGGGGCATGAAACATTGAAGAGACAGTTTGATACAATGTCAAATTATATGAAGAACGGAGGGTTACTGGATAGCCCTTATGCAAACCATTTTTCTGTAATTGCTGATGCAAGTGGATATGGTAGACCTTATGCTTTAGAAGGGTATTTAGCTAGGTTAAACTTAAATTATGCAGGCAAGTACTTTCTTAATGCAAATGCAAGGAGAGATGGTTCTTCTAGGTTTCACCCAGATAATAGATGGGGTAATTTCTACGGGTTTGGTGCTGCATGGGTAGTTTCCAAGGAGAAATTTTTAGCAAATTTATCTTGGTTAAACAAATTTAAGCTTAAGGCCTCGTATGGAGAACAAGGAAATGATAACTTAGATCAGTATGGGAATAACTCTTTCTATGACTTGCCGTACAAGGATTACTATAGAAGAGTTACAATGACTACTGTTGCTGATATGTCAGTATTGCCTGCAACTACAGTTTATAGAGGTAATAAAGATATTACTTGGGAGAAAAATGCTAATTTAAACGCAGGTTTTGAGCTGTCCTTATTTGGAAATAGATTAAATATAGATGCGGAGTATTTTAGAAGAAAGTCTTTTGATATGCTTTATACAAGACCTCTTCCTTTACATCAAGGATTAACTGTGATACCTGATAACTTGGGAGATATGGAAAATAAAGGGGTAGAAGTTACAGTTTCAGTAGATGCTATCAAAACCCAAGATTTTAATTTATCTTTCAATGTCAATGGAACCTCTTTAAAGAATAGAATACTGAGATTGCCTAATACACCTCTTGTTAGTGGAAACTTTATTCTTGAAGAAGGGGGAAGTATGTATACATGGAGAATGAGGGAGTTTGTAGGAGTAAACCCTGATACAGGAGCAGCATTGTTTGCCGTTTTGAAAGCAGATGGTACAAAAACAACTACTGAAACTTACTCAGATGCTACTCTTATAAATACAGGTAAAACCTCTGTGCCTAAATATTATGGTGGATTTGGTATAAATACTTCATACAAGAACTTTGATTTTACGGCTAATTTTGCTTATCAGTTAGGAGGATGGGGATATGACTATGAATGGATGGGACTCATGGGAGCAGGAAGAGGACAAAATTTCCACTCAGATTTTTATAATACTTGGTCAGTAGATAATAAATCAGCTAATCTGCCGGTTGTTTTACCAGAGAATGACAAGCTTTATTATGGTATGTCTACCATGGGGTTAATAAAGTCTGACTATTTGTCTTTACAAAATGTAAGTTTAGGTTATACATTTGATAGAGATCTTATTAATAGCACAGGGATAGATAGATTAAGAGTTTATATAATGTCTGATAATGTTCACGTATGGTCAAAAAGAAAAGGATATGATCCAAGAATGTCTTATACAGGATCTGCTAGCAGCTCTTTTTCACCTCTTAGAACAATCGCTTTAGGATTGAATGTTGGTTTTTAG
- the infB gene encoding translation initiation factor IF-2 produces MPKNIRLNKAIKELNISVSRAVEFLRTKNIEIDSNPNALLAPEAYSALEAEFKKDGEQKKASNEVVISKVPEEKIELKEEKAPEVIRAKSSEKLEPKVLGKIDLGQNKTEEKKTEVKEEPIVETEEKEEPVKLEADSQKTELKVLDKIDLSQIESSRPKPSKKLEAKKEKTVAKKEEKPEVKKEEKSAVKVEEVVQPKKEAEVKEAVVAEEPQKIETNYQKLEGPKILKQTVDLSQFETRPKKKKRKRITKATDAKPVQGQNKEQDNKTKGNNSGGARPDNKGSRGGKKKRGEKTMPVELTEEQVKNQIKETLEKLTNKGGKSKSAKYRKEKRTQRREQDAEQQELEAKDRTLKVTEFITVSELASLMDVSPMEVISACFALGVMVTMNQRLEADTLTLVAEEFGFDIVFADAELTDDNAEEEEDTEEDLVHRAPIVTVMGHVDHGKTSLLDYIRKTNVIAGESGGITQHIGAYNVKLENGERITFLDTPGHEAFTAMRARGAQVTDIAIIVIAADDDVMPQTKEAISHAQAAGVPMIIAINKVDKPNANPDKIREQLSQLNILVEEWGGNVQSQEISAKFGNNVDLLLEKVLIQAELLELKANPNKRSNGVIIEAALDKGRGYVATMLVQAGTLKVGDYVLAGKNHGKVKAMLDERGNNMEEAGPSIPVTILGLDGAPTAGDKFKVYEDEREAKNLANKREQLHREQSIRTKKHLTLDEIGRRIALGDFKELNIILKGDVDGSVEALSDMLQKLSTEEIQINILHKGVGQITESDILLATASDAVVIGFNVRAGANAKDLADKEEIEIRTYSVIYDAIDDVKEAMEGMLSPEIKEQVVGNVEIREVFKISKVGSIAGCMVLTGKVTRNSKIRLLRDGIVKFDGELESLKRFKDDVKEVAKGYECGLNLKGYNDIEVGDILEVYEQVSVKKKLK; encoded by the coding sequence ATGCCAAAAAATATTAGATTAAATAAAGCAATTAAGGAACTTAATATCTCGGTATCTAGAGCGGTAGAATTTCTAAGAACCAAAAATATAGAGATAGATAGTAATCCAAATGCTCTATTGGCACCAGAGGCATATTCTGCATTGGAAGCTGAGTTCAAAAAAGATGGAGAGCAAAAAAAGGCTTCTAATGAGGTGGTAATTTCTAAAGTTCCAGAGGAAAAGATTGAACTAAAAGAGGAAAAAGCCCCTGAGGTTATAAGAGCCAAGTCTTCTGAAAAACTTGAACCTAAAGTTTTAGGTAAAATAGATTTAGGTCAAAATAAGACAGAAGAAAAAAAGACTGAGGTTAAAGAAGAACCTATAGTAGAGACAGAAGAGAAAGAAGAGCCTGTAAAATTGGAGGCAGATTCTCAAAAGACTGAACTGAAAGTTTTAGATAAGATAGACTTGAGTCAGATAGAATCTTCTAGACCGAAGCCTTCCAAAAAATTAGAAGCTAAGAAAGAAAAAACAGTAGCTAAAAAAGAAGAAAAACCTGAGGTTAAGAAAGAGGAGAAGTCAGCTGTTAAAGTGGAAGAAGTGGTTCAACCTAAAAAAGAGGCAGAGGTTAAAGAGGCAGTTGTTGCGGAAGAGCCTCAAAAAATTGAAACCAACTATCAAAAACTGGAGGGTCCTAAAATTTTAAAACAAACTGTGGACTTATCTCAGTTTGAAACTCGTCCTAAGAAAAAGAAGAGAAAAAGAATTACTAAGGCTACGGACGCTAAACCTGTTCAAGGACAAAATAAAGAGCAAGATAATAAGACTAAAGGTAATAATTCTGGAGGAGCTCGCCCTGACAATAAAGGAAGCCGTGGAGGAAAGAAGAAGAGAGGAGAGAAGACAATGCCTGTAGAGCTTACAGAAGAACAAGTAAAAAATCAAATTAAGGAGACTTTAGAGAAACTAACCAACAAAGGTGGTAAATCTAAGTCTGCTAAATATAGAAAGGAGAAGAGAACTCAGCGTAGAGAGCAAGATGCAGAACAACAAGAGTTAGAGGCTAAGGATAGAACACTTAAAGTAACTGAGTTTATTACGGTGAGTGAACTGGCTAGTCTTATGGATGTATCGCCAATGGAAGTAATATCAGCTTGCTTTGCCTTAGGAGTAATGGTAACAATGAACCAAAGATTAGAGGCAGATACACTAACATTAGTGGCGGAAGAGTTTGGTTTTGATATTGTTTTTGCCGATGCGGAACTTACAGATGATAATGCGGAAGAGGAAGAAGATACAGAAGAAGATTTAGTTCACAGAGCGCCTATCGTAACGGTAATGGGGCATGTGGATCACGGTAAGACTTCGTTACTTGACTATATAAGAAAAACCAATGTTATCGCTGGAGAATCTGGTGGTATCACTCAGCACATCGGAGCTTACAATGTTAAGTTAGAAAATGGGGAACGCATTACATTCTTAGATACACCAGGACACGAAGCCTTTACTGCGATGAGAGCGAGAGGTGCTCAAGTTACCGATATTGCTATCATTGTAATTGCAGCGGACGACGATGTAATGCCACAAACAAAAGAGGCTATCTCTCACGCTCAGGCAGCGGGAGTTCCTATGATTATTGCAATTAACAAGGTGGATAAACCAAATGCTAATCCAGATAAAATTAGAGAGCAGTTATCTCAATTAAATATATTGGTAGAAGAATGGGGTGGTAATGTACAATCTCAAGAAATATCTGCTAAGTTTGGTAATAATGTGGATTTACTTTTAGAAAAAGTATTGATACAGGCGGAACTTTTAGAGCTTAAAGCTAATCCTAATAAGCGTTCTAACGGAGTTATTATAGAGGCTGCCTTGGATAAAGGTAGAGGTTATGTAGCTACAATGCTTGTTCAGGCAGGTACACTTAAAGTGGGAGACTATGTCTTAGCTGGTAAAAACCACGGTAAGGTGAAGGCAATGCTAGATGAAAGAGGTAATAATATGGAGGAGGCAGGACCTTCTATCCCTGTAACTATCTTAGGTTTAGACGGAGCACCTACTGCGGGAGATAAGTTTAAAGTTTATGAAGATGAAAGAGAAGCTAAAAACTTAGCGAATAAGAGAGAACAGCTTCATAGAGAGCAGTCTATAAGAACTAAGAAACATTTAACATTAGACGAAATAGGAAGACGTATCGCTTTGGGCGACTTCAAAGAGCTTAATATTATCCTTAAAGGTGATGTGGATGGTTCTGTGGAAGCACTATCTGATATGTTACAAAAACTATCTACTGAGGAAATTCAAATCAATATATTACACAAAGGCGTTGGTCAAATTACAGAGAGCGACATCTTATTGGCAACTGCTTCAGACGCTGTAGTTATTGGCTTTAATGTAAGAGCGGGAGCAAACGCAAAAGATTTAGCGGACAAAGAAGAGATAGAAATAAGAACTTACTCTGTCATCTACGACGCCATAGACGATGTTAAGGAAGCTATGGAAGGAATGCTTTCTCCTGAAATTAAAGAGCAAGTGGTGGGTAATGTTGAAATTAGAGAAGTGTTTAAGATTTCTAAAGTAGGCTCTATTGCAGGGTGTATGGTACTTACAGGTAAAGTTACTAGAAACTCTAAGATAAGACTTCTAAGGGATGGTATTGTGAAGTTTGATGGCGAACTTGAGAGTTTAAAACGCTTTAAAGATGATGTTAAAGAGGTTGCCAAGGGCTACGAATGTGGGCTTAACCTTAAAGGCTATAATGATATAGAGGTTGGAGATATCTTAGAAGTTTATGAACAAGTAAGTGTTAAGAAAAAATTGAAGTAA
- the nusA gene encoding transcription termination factor NusA, whose protein sequence is MDNLALIEAFGDFKEEKNISKIDLMAIIEDSLKTLLRKRYDSDDHFDVIVNPDKGDFQIFLNKTIVEDQMSEDDDLEIEISEARKTDPTFEVGEEFTQEIKVSQLGRRNILTLKQILATKIQEHHNAYLYEQFKDRIGEIMVGEVHHIRFKHVILLDDEGNEYILPKDKQIPSDFFRKGDNVRAVIESVDFKGSKPQITISRISPKFLERLLELEIPEIQDGTIILKKVVRIPGEKAKIAVDAYDDRIDPVGACVGVKGSRIHGVVRELRNENIDVIQWSKNPEILVKRALGNVTINKIDINAEESKALVYTPSEEIAKIIGKQGQNIKLASWLSDYEIDVYREAHEDDDVELDEFSDEIEDWVIETFKKVGLDTAKSIIDKDTEALVRLTDLEEETIEEVKRILAEEFND, encoded by the coding sequence ATGGATAATTTAGCTTTGATAGAAGCGTTTGGGGATTTTAAAGAAGAGAAGAATATCAGTAAGATTGATTTGATGGCAATCATAGAAGATTCTCTTAAAACCCTTCTAAGGAAAAGATATGATTCTGATGATCATTTTGATGTGATTGTAAATCCAGATAAGGGAGATTTTCAAATTTTTCTTAACAAGACTATTGTAGAAGACCAGATGTCTGAAGATGACGATTTGGAAATAGAAATTTCGGAAGCTAGAAAAACAGATCCTACTTTTGAAGTGGGGGAAGAGTTTACTCAAGAAATTAAAGTATCTCAACTGGGGAGAAGAAATATCTTAACGCTTAAGCAAATTTTAGCAACTAAAATACAGGAGCATCACAATGCTTACTTATATGAACAATTCAAGGATAGAATTGGGGAAATTATGGTGGGAGAAGTTCATCATATCCGTTTCAAGCATGTGATATTATTAGATGATGAGGGCAACGAATATATTTTGCCAAAAGATAAGCAGATACCTTCAGATTTCTTTAGAAAAGGAGATAATGTGAGAGCTGTGATAGAAAGTGTTGATTTTAAAGGAAGTAAGCCTCAAATCACGATTTCTAGAATATCGCCTAAGTTCTTAGAGAGACTATTAGAATTAGAAATTCCAGAAATTCAAGATGGAACCATTATTCTTAAAAAAGTAGTGAGAATACCAGGTGAAAAAGCTAAAATTGCTGTAGATGCTTACGATGATAGAATAGACCCTGTGGGAGCGTGTGTGGGGGTTAAAGGTTCTAGAATACACGGTGTGGTAAGAGAACTTAGAAATGAAAATATAGATGTTATCCAATGGTCTAAAAATCCAGAAATATTGGTTAAGAGAGCTTTGGGTAATGTTACTATAAATAAAATAGACATCAATGCAGAGGAGTCAAAAGCATTGGTATACACGCCTTCGGAGGAGATTGCTAAAATCATAGGTAAGCAAGGTCAAAATATCAAATTAGCTTCTTGGCTATCTGATTATGAAATAGATGTTTACAGGGAAGCTCATGAAGATGATGATGTAGAGTTAGACGAATTTAGTGATGAAATTGAGGATTGGGTGATAGAGACTTTCAAAAAAGTTGGTTTAGATACAGCTAAGAGTATCATAGATAAGGATACGGAGGCTCTAGTTCGTTTGACTGACTTGGAAGAAGAAACAATAGAAGAAGTTAAAAGAATTTTAGCAGAAGAGTTTAACGATTAG
- the rimP gene encoding ribosome assembly cofactor RimP produces the protein MSIKAQVETLLNDFLSEREDLFLIDLKVSAGDDVVVILDGDNGVTLQDCLDASRAIEFNMDREEHDFSLQVMSAGLSEPLTQIRQFRKNIGRDLDILLNDSSKIEGELARVEEDKVVLILRYRKPKEIGKGKVDVEEEKEILLSDIKKALVAIKF, from the coding sequence ATGAGTATAAAAGCACAGGTAGAAACGCTACTTAACGATTTCCTTTCGGAGAGAGAAGATTTATTTTTAATAGATCTTAAAGTGTCGGCAGGAGATGATGTGGTAGTTATTTTAGATGGAGATAATGGAGTTACCTTGCAAGATTGTCTAGATGCAAGTAGAGCTATAGAGTTTAATATGGATAGAGAAGAGCATGACTTTAGCCTTCAGGTGATGTCAGCAGGACTAAGTGAGCCATTGACTCAAATAAGACAGTTTAGAAAAAACATAGGTAGAGATTTGGATATTCTGCTGAATGACTCCTCTAAAATAGAAGGAGAATTGGCTAGGGTTGAAGAGGATAAAGTAGTTTTAATCTTACGCTACCGTAAACCTAAGGAAATAGGTAAAGGTAAGGTAGATGTAGAGGAGGAGAAAGAAATTTTACTTTCGGATATAAAAAAGGCTTTAGTAGCGATTAAGTTTTAG